From a single Pyxicephalus adspersus chromosome 11, UCB_Pads_2.0, whole genome shotgun sequence genomic region:
- the LOC140340971 gene encoding phospholipase A2 inhibitor 31 kDa subunit-like codes for MCYTCNAVSSETCRNVEEECPEDCSCMTISEEFGMEGKTFRSISKKCAKKWECNKYIYANVGQDVYVKVYKKCCTGPRCNSGFFEMLANQTQGKGISCPQCYAFNSTDGCTANTSLACMGEDDQCIRFRGSMKLPCGNDIQFSAQGCSSKLSCNSDYRDLIGLKITKKLENKCYVPKIPHQPPKNSY; via the exons ATGTGCTATACTTGCAATGCTGTCAGTTCTGAAACCTGTAGGAATGTAGAAGAGGAATGTCCAGAAGACTGTTCTTGCATGACCATCTCAGAAGAATTTGGAATGGAAG GTAAAACATTCCGCTCCATCTCTAAGAAATGTGCAAAGAAGTGggaatgtaacaaatatatttatgcaaatgtgGGTCAGGATGTTTATGTGAAAGTTTATAAGAAATGTTGTACAGGACCTCGATGTAACTCTGGTTTCTTTGAAA TGCTGGCCAATCAAACTCAAGGAAAGGGCATTTCATGTCCACAATGCTATGCATTTAACTCAACGGATGGCTGTACTGCAAACACATCATTAGCATGTATGGGAGAAGATGATCAGTGCATACGTTTCAGAGGATCCATGAAACTAcctt gtggGAATGACATTCAGTTTTCAGCCCAAGGGTGTAGTTCTAAGTTGTCTTGTAATTCTGACTACCGCGACCTGATTGGTCTGAAAATAACCAAGAAACTAGAGAATAAGTGCTATGTCCCAAAAATTCCTCATCAACCGCCCAAAAATTCATATTAA